The Chryseobacterium oranimense genome contains the following window.
TGCAGCCAAATCGGCGATCACCAATTTTACCCAATGGCTGGCCTCTGACCTCGCATTGAAATTCGGAGATAAAATTCGTGTCAATGCCGTGGCACCAGGATTCTTCATTGGTGATCAGAACCGTGCTATTCTTTTGAATCCGGACGGAAGCTTAACCGAAAGAAGTAAAAAAGTAATCGCCAAAACACCCATGCAGAGATTTGGCGAAGTAGAGGAACTGAATGGGGTTGTACAGTTTCTATGTTCGGATGCAGCAAGCTTTATCACAGGAGCATTGATTCCTGTGGACGGAGGTTTCAGCGCTTTCAGTGGAGTATAAAAACTAATTTCTTCATATGCAGTGAGCAGGGCCTTAATGGTTTCATTCATGGCCCTGTTTTTAAAATGTAGACATCTAAGTTTTGTGAAAATCTCTGATTTTCATCTTATGTGAACTTTTATGCAGAATTATTTTAAACTTTCTTAAGTGAGCTAAAGTGTTTTAAAATAAAGCTTTTGTGACTTTTGTGGTTTTGCAGAGTTTAAACAAATTAATTAAAATTCAGGATTGTAAAAGTAAATAATGAGTAATTCCATTAAAAATAAAGACGTTTTCGGAGAATTGTTTTTGCTTGAATCGGCAAAGGCAGAGAATCTGTATTTCGGTTATGCTAAAGACATGCCGGTTATTGATTACCACAATCATCTTGAGCCGGACGTTATTTCTGCCAACCAGAACTTCCGTTCTCCAACCGCAATCTGGCTGGATGGCGATCATTACAAATGGAGGGCTATGAGAAATTTTGGCATTGATGAACATTTGATCTCGGGAAAAGCCTCAGATCAGGAAAAATTCAGGAAATGGGCAGAGGTAGTGCCTTATACGCTTCGTAATCCATTATTTCACTGGACGCATCTTGAACTTAAAAATCCTTTTGGGATCAACGAATACCTGTCACCGCAAAACGCAGATGAAGTGTATTATAAGATGGATGAAAGCCTTCAGACCTCTGGTTTTCTGCCGCAATCCATTATTGAGAATTTTAAAGTAGAAGCATTGTGTACTACGGATGATCCGGCAGATGATCTGTCTCATCATATAGCCTTAAAGACCAGTGGTTTCGCCACAGCAGTTCTTCCCGCCTTCCGCCCTGACGCCTATATCAATATGATTAATCCCGAACAGTATCTTTCAGGAATTAAAAAGCTTGAAAAAGTCTGTGGATTTTCCATCGTATCAGCTTCTGATCTGTTGAATGCACTTCAGGACAGAATCAATTATTTTGTGGAAGCAGGAGCAAAAGTGGCTGACCATGGATTCGAATATTTTCCGGATACCACAAAATGGAATCATAGCCTTGAAAAAGAATTTTCTGAATTCCTGAAAGGTAATCTTTCAACGTTTTCCGATCCGGATGCATTATGCGGCTATTTGCTGAAAGAGCTTTGCAAAATGTATGCAGAAAAAGGATGGGTACAGCAATTTCATGTAGGAGCAACCCGAAACAACAATTCAGAAATGTTCAGAAAAATAGGTGCCAATGCAGGATATGATGCCATTGGAGAACCGTATTATGCACAGAGACTGAGCGTTTTACTGGACGGACTGAATACAGAAGGAAAACTGGCCAAAACAATTATATACAATCTGAACCCGGCATTTAACGAAGTTTTGGCAACTCTTGCCGGAAACTTTAATGAAGGAGGAATCAAATCCAAAGTACAGTTTGGAGCAGCCTGGTGGTTCCTCGATCAACTCGACGGAATGACAAAACAGATGAATACGCTTTCCAATATCGGATTGATCAGCACGTTTGTCGGTATGCTAACCGATTCCAGAAGTCTGCTGTCATTTTCGAGACATGATTATTTCAGAAGGCTTTTATGCAATCTTTTTGGAAGCGAGATGGAGAGAGGTCTTCTTCCCGATGATGAAAAATGGGTGGGAAAAGTCATTCAGGATATCTGTTATCACAATACAAAAAAATATTTTGAAATCTAATACCATGCAGAATTCAGCTAAAATAATATGCTTCGGAGAACTGCTTCTCCATTTCGCTCCCGATTCTGAAGGAAACTGGCTCAATGGGCAGTCTCTGAAAATTTATATCGGAGGAGCTGAATATAATGTGGCAACAGCACTTTCCCAATGGAAGAATTCTGTAAAACTGTTAACCGCTTTACCGGAGAATTTTGTAGGAAATCACCTCGAATTACAGCTTAAAAATAAAGGAATAGAGATCCTTGCAGAAAAAAATCAAGGGAGAATAGGAACATTTTACCTTTCTTCCGATGGTGATATGCAGAATGCTTCAGTGGTTTACGACCGTTTTCCGTCTGTTTTTACCCAATCGGATTTTGAAGCTTTCAGTGATGATGAAATATTTTCAGGAGTAAAATGGCTGCATATCAGTACCATTACTCCGGCATTAAGTGACAATGCATTCCGGAAATGTTTACATATCATGAAAGAAGCTGCAACACGAAATATTACAGTATCTCTCGACCTCAATTACAGGGCATTGCTTTGGCAGAATAAGAATCCTCATATAATCAGAGAACTCATGCCTTTTGTCAATGTTCTTATGGGAAATATCTGGTCCGCTGAGCAGTTCCTGAATATTCCTGTTGAATATGAGCTCAATGGAAATTTTGACGACGAAAATCTCCTGAAACAGGCAGAAAAAACAGCATTGGAAATCCGGAAGCAATTTCCAAATGTAAAAAAGATAGCCAATACCTTCCGGTTTACGCATGGAGAAGAGGTGAATTATTTCGTCACTTTATGTACTGACGATCATCTTCTGGTTTCAGAACAATATAATTCAGGCAAGATTGATGAAAGGGTAGGAAGCGGTGATGCTTTTATGGCTGCCTTAATCCACGGAATTTTAAAAGGAAATCCTGAAAAACAGATTCTTGAGGATGCTGCAAAAGTTGCTTTCAAAAAGCTTTTTGTAAAAGGAGATACTATTGATGACAGCATTAATATCGAAAAATTATGAGTGAAATACTACAAAAAATAAAAGAACAGAAAATTGTTCCGTTGTTTTATAACGAATCATTTGAAGTCTCAAAAAATATTATAAATGCTTTATACAATGCAGGAATCCGTGTGATAGAATATACTAACCGCGGCCATCAGGCACTGGAAAATTTCACAAAGCTGAAAGAAATTTCTCATACTGAATTTCCTGGCCTTCTGCTGGGAATCGGGACGGTGAAAAATATAAAGGAAATGGATGACTACGCCGCTGTAAAGGCAGACTTTATCATCACACCGGTTATCAGTGAAGCACTGGTAAAACATGCTCTCGAAAAAAACATCCTGCTGATTCCCGGCTGTTTTACCCCTTCCGATATCAATATTGCATATCAGAACGGTTTAAAACTGGTTAAAATATTTCCGGCTGACGCTTTAGGCAAAAACTATATCAAATCTATACAGCCTGTTTTTCCGGGAATGAATTTCATGCCAACCGGAGGGATTAATGCAGAATTTGAAGACATTATGGATTGGTTTAATGGAGGTGCCATAGCAGCAGGCTTGGGAAGCTCACTCATCGGAAAAGATAATAATGAGGAAGAATTGACGCTGAAAACAAAAAAATTATTACAACAACTTAATCAATAACTCAATGCAGGCTCCTCAAAACCACAATATAAGATGGTGGATGCTGTCCCTTGTCTTTCTCGCCACTACGATCAATTATCTTGACCGTCAGGTCATGGGTTTGCTGAAACCAGTGCTGGAAAGAGAATTCAGCTGGGATGAAAAAGATTACAGCTATATCGTCATGGCCTTTACCACGACTTATGCCATCGGTTATATGGCGATGGGACGATTTATAGACAGAGTGGGAACCAAAATAGGATACGCCGTTTCCCTTATTGTATGGAGTCTGGCCTCAATAGGACATGGGTTTGTAAAAAGTACCATAGGATTTATTATAGCGAGAAGTACGCTGGGAATCAGTGAAGCCGGAAACTTTCCTGCCGCCATCAAATCTGTAGCGGAATGGTTCCCTAAAAAAGAAAGAGCATTAGCAACAGGAATTTTTAATTCAGGAGCAACGGTGGGAGCCATATTAGCACCGCTGATTGTTCCTTTCATTCTCGGACATTACGGCTGGAGACAGACTTTTGTGTGGATTGGTGCTCTGGGTATGATTTGGATTATCCTTTGGTGGAAATTCTATGCCGTACCGGAAAAAACAAAAACTCTAAGCAGGGAAGAACTGCAGTACATCAAAAGTGACCAGAATGAAAAAGCAGAAGAAAAAAAGCAAATTCCTTTATCAGAATTACTCAAATATAAAGTGACATGGTCATTTGCCATCGGTAAAATATTAACAGACCCTATCTGGTATTTCTTCATGTTCTGGCTGCCTGCGTATTTCTCAGATGTGTTCAAAATGGATTTAACAAAACCGTCTATTCCGTTGATCATTATTTACAGCGGAACCACGATTGGAAGCATTGGCGGAGGCTATCTCTCATCATTTCTCATCAAAAAGGGTCGGGCGATCGGGAAGGCCAGAAGCTTAACGATGTTGCTCTTTGCTTTAATGGTTGTTCCTGTCATGTTCTCAAAATATGTAGATAATATGTGGCTGATTACCCTGGTTATTGCTCTTGCTACAGCGGCACATCAGGGCTGGGGAGCGAATCTTATGACCACGGTTGGCGATCAGCTGCCCAATCATTATGTAAGCTCTGTAATAGGTTTTGGCGGAATGCTCGGTTCAGCAGCAGGAATTATTTTTCCGCTTTTTATCGGAATCGTTCTCGATGCTTTTAAAAAGTCAGGAAACATCAACGGAGGCTATAATATTATATTTTTTATAGCGGGAATATCCTATGTTACAGCCTGGGGACTGATCAAAATAATCAACAGAAAGAAAACCATTTAAATTATATAATGATTTGTAATCATCATAATGATAAAATTGAATTCTCATTGCTGAGTGTAACGCCTTTGCGAACCTTATAAAGATAGTAGCTAAAAAAACTTGCGGACTCAGCGTTAAAAAAAGAATTTCGATAACTAAACAGATATTAAAAATTGTAAAACATTAAAAACTATAAAAAGAATAACAATGAAACAGAATATAATGAATTTAGCTTTTTTCAGGAATAAAACCCATATCCTTGCAGCAGCAGCTTTGCTTTCTGTGACTACTGTTTCTGCCCAGACATTCTCTGATTTTACGTACCAGGGAAATGATAAAATATACAATGACAACCCTCTTAAACCGGACGAATTCTATTCTCCTATTCTTCAGGGCTGTTATCCGGATCCCAGCATTACCAGAAAGGGAGAAGATTATTATCTCGTAAACTCTTCATTTTCAATGTTTCCGGGAGTTCCTATTTTTACATCTAAAGATCTGGTAAACTGGAAACAGATAGGACACGTATTGGACAGACCTTCACAGCTAAAAGTTGAAAAATCAGGGGTTTCGCACGGAATTTATGCGCCGGACATCAAATACAATAAGCACAACGACACTTTTTATATGATCACTACCCAGTTTGCAGGCGGTATCGGAAATATGGTCGTAAAAACAAAAGATCCTTCAAAAGGATGGAGCGAAGTTCAGAAACTTAATTTTGAGGGCATTGATCCGGCGATGTTCTTTGATGATGACGGAAAAGCGTATATCGTTCATAACGATGCCCCGCCGCAAGGAACCGAGCAGTACAACGGCCACCGCGTTATCAAAATGTGGGACTATGATCTTGAAAAAGACCAGGTGGTGCCGGGCTCGGATAAAATTATTGTCAATGGTGGAGTTGATCTATCTCAAAAACCCATCTGGATTGAAGGTCCTCATATTTACAAAAAGAATGGTAAGTACTATCTGATGTGTGCTGAAGGAGGAACCGGAGGTAATCACAGTGAGGTTATCTTTATGGCTGATTCTCCAAAAGGACCTTATATTCCGGCTGCCGGTAACCCGATTCTTACACAGCGCTATTTCCCGAAAGACAGAAAAGAAAAAGTAGACTGGGCCGGTCATGCAGATCTTGTAGAAACTCCGGACGGCAAGTATTACGGAGTATTTCTTGCCATACGCCCCAATGAGAAAAACCGGGTCAATAAAGGCCGTGAAACATTCATCCTTCCGGTGGACTGGACTGGAAAATATCCTGTCTTTCAGAACGGGCTCGTTCCTATGAAACCCAAGCTTAAATTGCCGGAAGGTACTCAGAATATGAATGGGCAGAAAGGATTTTTCCCCAATGGAAACTTCACTTATACAGATAAGCTGACAGATAAAAACCTGGACTACCGATGGATTGCCATGCGCGGACCCCGCGAGAGTTTTATTAGCGTAACAAAAAACGGAGTAAAAGTAAATCCTTTTGAAACCAATATTAAAGCATTGGCCCCCGTATCTGCGTTATTCCACAGATTACAGCATGAATCATTCGAAACTTCTGTAACCCTTGATTTTAAGCCCAAATCTCAAAAAGAGCTGGCCGGAATTACCTGCTATCAGAGTGAAACATTCAATTATGTTTTCGGAATCACGAAAAAGGACAAGGATTTCTACATCGTACTGGAAAGAACTGAAAAAGGAACATCAAAGCTGATCGCAAGCGAGAAAATATCTTTATCAAAGCCGGTTAAACTACTGGTTGTTGCCGATAAAGATGAACATAGCTTTAACTACTCAACAGACGGTAACAACTATAAAAATCTTGGAGGACCCGTTTCCGGTGATATTCTTTCTACGGATGTTGCAGGAGGTTTTACAGGAAGCCTTATCGGGCTGTACAGTACTTCTTCCAATGATATTATACCGAATTAAATTAGTATTAGCAATGTCACACTGAGCTCGTCGAAGTGTCTCCGTTTAAGATTGAAAAAGAATCAAATCAAACCAAAATATCAAAACCGTGACAATCAAAAAATCTTATATAGTTTCTTTATTGGGGTTTATCGGGCTGAATCTTCTCTCAGCCCAGGTAAATCCTTCCGGAAAACAGGGCACAGCATTTACCAACCCAATTATTTGGGCAGATGCACCGGATTTATCCATTACCAGAAACGGAAATGATTTTTACCTGATCAGTACCACCATGCATCTGATGCCTGGAGCTCCCGTAATGCATTCCAAAGATCTGGTCCATTGGGAAATGTCCGGATATGTTTTTGATACGCTGAATGATAATTCAAAATATAATCTGCTGAACGGGACAGTCTATGGAAGAGGTCAATGGGCTTCTTCAATCCGCTATCACAGAGGGAAATACTACGTTTTATTTTCTCCGAATGATGAACCTTTCAAATCTTATTTCTATGTGACTGATGATCCCGAAAAAGGAAAATGGAAACTCATCACAAGAGCGCGCCATTTTCACGATGCTTCACTTTTTTTTGATGATGACAGAATCTACGTTTTCACCTCCAATAAAGTTTTTGAGCTGAGCCAGGATTTTAAAGAGGTTATCGGAAATCCGGATGGAACCGAAGTCTTTCAGAAAGATGATTCGGAAACCGGACTTCTGGAAGGCAACCAGATCATCAAAAGAAACGGAAAATACTACATGATGATGATCTCGTGGCCTAAAAACGGGAAACGCCGCCAGGTCGTCTACAGATCAGATCAGGTAAAAGGTCCGTATGAGAAAAAAATAATTCTGGAAGATAATTTTTTAGGATTTTCCTATGCAGGTCAGGGCGCATTGATAGATGATGAAAACGGAAACTGGTATTCTCTTATTTTTCAGGACAGAAACGGAGTAGGACGTGTTCCGTTATTGTTGCCCGTTGAATGGAAAAACGACTGGCCGGTGTTGGGAGATAATGGGAAAGTCCCCTTGAAAGGAGAAGTTCCGCTTCCGCCATTCAAAGCGAAAAATCATCTGGTAGAAAGTGATGAGTTTTCCGGTAAAAAAATGAAAATCCAGTGGCAGTGGAATCATAATCCGGTAAACGAAGCGTGGTCTTTATCCGAAAGAAAAGGATTTCTGAGACTGAAAACCAGTAGGGTAGTAGATAACCTGTATGCAGCACCAAATACTTTAACTCAAAGGATGGAAGGTCCGGTTTCTTCAGCGGTTGTAGCAATAGATCTCAAGGGAATGAAAGATGGAGACGTTGCAGGTTTCAGTGCCTTCAACGGGGATTCCGGGATCTTATCGGTAGTAAAGGAAGGTGAAGAAAAATTCATTGTCTTTTCAACCAATGAAGTCAGTCTGGACCATAAAACAAAAGCCATTACCGGAGTTAAAAAAGAAGAGAAAAAACGGATTCCTCTCAATTCTGATAAGGTTTTCCTGCGCATTGATGCGAATTTTAACCTTGGGAAAGATCTCGCAGATTTTTATTACAGCACTGATCAGAAGAACTGGACAGAGATGGCAAAAGACTACAAAATGATTTTTGATTACCGGAGGTTTTTTATGGGATCCAAATTCGCGGTTTTCAATTATGCAGCAAAAAATATCGGTGGATTCGTAGATGTGGATTTCTTTAGAGTCAATAAAGCTGAACAGGAATAAGTAAAAAGGAAAGGGTAATACCCTGTTATTTTTTTATTCAAAATAATAAGTGTTAAAACTACAAATAAAAAAATCATGAATAAGTCAGTTGTATTAGCATTAGGTTTCATATTGTCCGGAGCTTTTATTTCAGCACAGGCCTTTGAAAAAAAAGCACCAGAGGATTTTGATATCGGAAAAAAAGAAATTCCACACGGAAAAATAGATACAATACAGTATGCTTCAGCAACGGTAGGTACTACACGGAAAGCTTTGGTATATACTCCCCCCGGATTTAAAAAAAGCACTCAATATCCTGTTTTATATCTGCTACACGGTATTGGCGGGGATGAAAAGGAATGGTTTAAAAACGGAGTGCCGCAAATTATATTAGATAATCTGTATGCCAAAGGAAAACTTTCTCCCATGATTGTTGTGCTGCCTAACGGACGTGCAATGAAAGATGACAGAGCATCCGGAGATATCATGGCAAAAGATAAAGTGGAAGCTTTTGCAGTATTTGAAAAAGATCTGCTGAATGACCTGATTCCCTTTGTAGAAAAAAAATATCCGGTTAAAAAAAACAGAACTGACAGAGCAATTGCCGGACTTTCCATGGGTGGTGGACAGACCCTGAATTTCGGATTGGGAAATATAGACAGATTCGCTTGGGTAGGTGCCTTTTCGGCAGCTCCGAATACCAAAGAACCTCAACAGCTTCTTCCTGATCCCACAAAAGCTAAACAATTAAAGCTTCTCTGGATTTCCTGCGGAGATCAGGACAGGCTGATGCCCTTCAGCAAAAGAACAAGCGGATATCTTACAGACCATAAAATTCCTCATATTTTTTATGTAGAACCGGGGGGACACGATTTTAAGGTCTGGAAAAATGATCTTTACCTGTTTTCGCAGCTTCTTTTCAAGCCTGTAAATCAGGAAGATATAAATCGCACTCTGAAATCAGAATAATCATCAGATTAAATTTTTTTTAAATCCAATTCCCATTCTATGAATATCAGTAAACTATATCTCAGCTTAATGCCATTGATAGGGTTTTCCCCAATGGGATTTTCCCAGAATCCTATCGTACAGACCAGTTATACAGCGGATCCTGCTCCCATGGTTTATAATGACAGGCTATATGTGTATACCACTCACGATGAAGATGATTCTACATGGTTTACCATGAACGACTGGAAAGTATATTCCACGAATGATATGGTCAACTGGACAGATCACGGAACAGTACTTTCCTATAAAGATTTTGACTGGGCAAAACGCGATGCCTGGGCTGCACAATGCATTGAAAGAAACGGGAAGTTTTTCATCTATGCTCCCATGTGGTCCAAAACCAATAATAAAGGCGCCATTGGTGTTGCTGTAGGCGACAGTCCGTTTGGACCCTTCCATGATCCATTGGGAAAACCTCTTGTGCAGAGCGAATGGGGAGATATTGATCCCACTGTTTTTGTGGATGATGACGGCCAGGCTCATATGTATTGGGGAAACCCTAAGCTTAAATACGTGAAACTGAATGAAGATATGATATCCTATTCCGGAAGCATCACAGAAGTTCCGATGACTGAAGAATCATTTGGTAAAAGAGAGGGAACACCTAATCCGGAAAGACCTTCAAAATATGAGGAAGGGCCCTGGCTGTACAAAAGAAAAAATCTCTATTATCTCTTCTGGCCTGGAGGTCCTCTACCCGAATTTATAGGATATTCTACCGGAAAAACAGCACAGGGACCGTGGAAATACGGCGGTATTATCATGCCTGCAGAAGGAAAATCATTTACCAATCATCCCGGCGTTATAGACTTCCGGGGAAAAACCTATTTCTTTTATCACAATGGCGCATTGCCGGGCGGAAGCGGTTTTACAAGATCGGTAAGTCTTGAAGAGCTTACATTTAATAAAGACGGTTCTATTTCGCCATTTAAAATGACTAATGGAATTACAAAAGCTATCGCAACAGTTAATCCTTATTCGTTCAATCAGGCAGAAATGATTGCCTGGTCGGAAAATGTAAAATCCTATCAGAATAAAGAGGCTGGTGTTTTCATCAAAGCAAAGAAAAAAGGTGCGTATACCAGTGTGAAAAATGTGGACTTCGGAAAAAAAGGTGCTGGATTCTTCTCCGCAAGGGTAGGAACTACCCATAACAGTGACGTAACAATGACCATTCATTTGGATGCTGTAAACGGCTCGGTTGCCGCTACGGTAAAAGTGCCTCTGACTGGTGGAGATGATCGTTGGGAAACAGTAAAAGTACAGATTGCTGAAAAGATAACCGGTATCCATGATCTGTATTTTGTATTCAATGGAAAAGCCTCAACAGATATTATGTACTTCGATTACTGGACCTTTCTTGAAAATAATTAATGATGAGAAAAAAAGTTTTATATATTGTATTCAGCCTGCTGCTGATAAGCAAAAGCTTTGCACAGGTGGCGGAAATCACAAGTCCTGACGGTCAAATTAAGCTTCATGTCTTTTCAGAAGGAGGTAAGGTTTTGTACGATGTTACCTTTGACGGAATGATAATGCTGGAAAAATCTCCCTTAGGTCTTATAACCAATGAATCCGATTTTTCAAAGAATCTGAAATTCTCCGACAGCAAAAAAGAAGTGATTTCTAAGAAATATACCAACCGGAAAATCAAAAAATCCAATATTGATTATCACGCCAATACATTAACCGTTCGTTTTATCAATGCAGACGATTATCAGATAGGTGTTGATTTTCAGGTAAGTAACAATAATATTGCTTTCCGGTACACCATTCCTCCAATGAAAGATCGGTTAAGCATTGTTGTACAGTCAGAAATAACAGGTTACAGATTCCCGTCACAGACCACTACTTTTCTTTCACCTATGATGAAGGCGATGACAGGATTTGCCCGTACAGCACCAAGCTATGAAAGCGGTTATAAAGCAGACGCCGAGCTGGGAATATCATCTGATTATGGGTATGTTTTCCCCGGTCTGTTTCATATCGGAAATGAAGGTTGGATATTACTTTCTGAGACAGGAGTGAACAGCATGTACTGTGCTTCCCATTTGGAAACCACAACAGAGAAAAGTCTTTATAAAGTAGCTTATCCGAACATTGCTGAAAATAACGGTTTCGGAAGTACGGGAGCAGCGGTTTCTCTTCCCGGAAAAACGCCATGGAGAACAATTACAGTAGGCAACTCTCTGAAACCCATTGTAGAAACTACCATTCCTTTTGATGTGGTAGATCCGATGTATGAGCCTTCACAGGAGTATCAGTTCGGAAAATCTACCTGGAGCTGGATTCTTTGGCAGGACAAAAGTATGAACTATGATGATCAGGTGAAATTCATAGACCTTGCTGCTGCGCTGAAATATCAGTTTATTCTTATGGATGCGCTTTGGGATAAAAATATAGGCAAAGACCGTATGAAAACCCTCGTTCAATATGCAAAATCGAAGAATGTCGGGGTATTACTTTGGTATAATTCCAATGGAGCGGCCAATGATGCGCCCATGGGACCCAGAAATAAAATGAGCTCATCCGTTGAACGTAAAAAGGAAATGAAATGGCTGAAAGAAGCGGGAGTAAAAGGATTGAAAGTGGATTTCTTCGGAGGAGATAAACAGGAAACCATGCGTCTTTACGAAGATATTCTGTCGGATGCCAATGATTACGGATTAACCATTATTTTCCATGGAGCCACTGTCCCGAGAGGTTGGGAAGTGATGTACCCGAACTATGCAGGAAGCGAAGCCGTTCTTGCTTCAGAAATGCTTTATTTTTCAGAAGATGTACGTAAGCAGGAAGCTTTTTTTGCCACACTTCATCCTTTCATCAGAAATACAGTGGGAAGTATGGAATTCGGAGGGACTTTCCTCAATAAATATTTAACGGAATCCAACAGGGATAAAAATAAAAGATATACCACAGACGGATTTCAGCTGGCTACAGCAGTTCTTTTTCAAAATCCCATTCAGATGTTTGCTATAATGCCAAATAACCTTACAGATGCACCGGAATTTGAACTTGCCTTTATGAAAGAAGTCCCTACACTTTGGGATGAGACAGTCTTTATCGACGGCTATCCCGGCAAATATACAGTAATTGCAAGAAAACACGATGAACATTGGTATGCAGCAGGCGTGAATGCAGAAAAACAATCAAAAAAGCTGAAAATGAAGCTTCCGATGTTCGCCGGAAAAACGATAAAACTGATCAATGATGATACAAAAGGAAATTCTTCAGAGAAAGAAGTGAAAATAAATGCAAAAGGAGATTTCAGTATTGAAATGCAGCCACAGGGAGGCTTTGTACTGAAAGATTAAATCAACAATCCTTACAGGTTTGACACCCTGAAAGCCCGATTAAAAAGGACAACGTTTTTAAAATTAAAATCAGAACTGACTATGAATCATTTAAAAATATTTTTTCTTACTGTGTTATTGGGATTTTGTTTAAAGATCCATGCTGCAGAACCGTTCATAAGCACTGAGAAAAGTTCCGGAACCCTCATTCTGAAAGAAAAAACGGTCAGTCTTTCCATTTTTACCAGCCCCGGAATAGATCAGGGTATTGTAAGAGCTGTAAAAAACCTGCAGGCAGATTTTCAGAAAGTAACAGGAGAACAGCCGTTGATTCTTAACCAGATTTCAGGATTGCAGTCACCTTTACTCATTATTGGAACTGTGGGAACAAAATCAGTCATTGATGATCTCATCAGGCAAAAAAAAATAGATGGGAAAGCCTTAACCGGAAAACGAGAAAAATATATCATTCAGAACATCAGCAATCCTTTTCCGGGAGTTTCTGAAGCCATTGTAATTGCAGGAAGTGACAAAAGAGGAACCATTTACGGAATTTACGAAATGTCTCAGCAGATAGGCGTTTCGCCGTGGTATTACTGGGCAGACGTTCCGGTTCAGGTGAAAGATCATTTATATTTCAAAAAAGGAACCTATACAGACGGTGAGCCAGCTGTAGAATACCGGGGCATTTTCCTTAACGATGAAGAACCTTCGTTGGGAGGTTGGGCAAGGGCAACTTTCGGAGGAATAAACAGTCAGTTTTACGAAAAAGTTTTTGAGCTGATCCTGCGCCTGAAAGGAAATTATATCTGGCCGGCAATGTGGGGAAAAGCATTTTATGACGATGATGCTCTGAGCGGTCCGCTGGCCAATGAAATGGGAATTGTGATGGGAACTTCTCACCATGAGCCTATGGCTTTGGCACAAACAGACT
Protein-coding sequences here:
- a CDS encoding MFS transporter, whose translation is MQAPQNHNIRWWMLSLVFLATTINYLDRQVMGLLKPVLEREFSWDEKDYSYIVMAFTTTYAIGYMAMGRFIDRVGTKIGYAVSLIVWSLASIGHGFVKSTIGFIIARSTLGISEAGNFPAAIKSVAEWFPKKERALATGIFNSGATVGAILAPLIVPFILGHYGWRQTFVWIGALGMIWIILWWKFYAVPEKTKTLSREELQYIKSDQNEKAEEKKQIPLSELLKYKVTWSFAIGKILTDPIWYFFMFWLPAYFSDVFKMDLTKPSIPLIIIYSGTTIGSIGGGYLSSFLIKKGRAIGKARSLTMLLFALMVVPVMFSKYVDNMWLITLVIALATAAHQGWGANLMTTVGDQLPNHYVSSVIGFGGMLGSAAGIIFPLFIGIVLDAFKKSGNINGGYNIIFFIAGISYVTAWGLIKIINRKKTI
- a CDS encoding glycoside hydrolase family 43 protein, yielding MKQNIMNLAFFRNKTHILAAAALLSVTTVSAQTFSDFTYQGNDKIYNDNPLKPDEFYSPILQGCYPDPSITRKGEDYYLVNSSFSMFPGVPIFTSKDLVNWKQIGHVLDRPSQLKVEKSGVSHGIYAPDIKYNKHNDTFYMITTQFAGGIGNMVVKTKDPSKGWSEVQKLNFEGIDPAMFFDDDGKAYIVHNDAPPQGTEQYNGHRVIKMWDYDLEKDQVVPGSDKIIVNGGVDLSQKPIWIEGPHIYKKNGKYYLMCAEGGTGGNHSEVIFMADSPKGPYIPAAGNPILTQRYFPKDRKEKVDWAGHADLVETPDGKYYGVFLAIRPNEKNRVNKGRETFILPVDWTGKYPVFQNGLVPMKPKLKLPEGTQNMNGQKGFFPNGNFTYTDKLTDKNLDYRWIAMRGPRESFISVTKNGVKVNPFETNIKALAPVSALFHRLQHESFETSVTLDFKPKSQKELAGITCYQSETFNYVFGITKKDKDFYIVLERTEKGTSKLIASEKISLSKPVKLLVVADKDEHSFNYSTDGNNYKNLGGPVSGDILSTDVAGGFTGSLIGLYSTSSNDIIPN
- the uxaC gene encoding glucuronate isomerase; its protein translation is MSNSIKNKDVFGELFLLESAKAENLYFGYAKDMPVIDYHNHLEPDVISANQNFRSPTAIWLDGDHYKWRAMRNFGIDEHLISGKASDQEKFRKWAEVVPYTLRNPLFHWTHLELKNPFGINEYLSPQNADEVYYKMDESLQTSGFLPQSIIENFKVEALCTTDDPADDLSHHIALKTSGFATAVLPAFRPDAYINMINPEQYLSGIKKLEKVCGFSIVSASDLLNALQDRINYFVEAGAKVADHGFEYFPDTTKWNHSLEKEFSEFLKGNLSTFSDPDALCGYLLKELCKMYAEKGWVQQFHVGATRNNNSEMFRKIGANAGYDAIGEPYYAQRLSVLLDGLNTEGKLAKTIIYNLNPAFNEVLATLAGNFNEGGIKSKVQFGAAWWFLDQLDGMTKQMNTLSNIGLISTFVGMLTDSRSLLSFSRHDYFRRLLCNLFGSEMERGLLPDDEKWVGKVIQDICYHNTKKYFEI
- a CDS encoding bifunctional 4-hydroxy-2-oxoglutarate aldolase/2-dehydro-3-deoxy-phosphogluconate aldolase; this translates as MSEILQKIKEQKIVPLFYNESFEVSKNIINALYNAGIRVIEYTNRGHQALENFTKLKEISHTEFPGLLLGIGTVKNIKEMDDYAAVKADFIITPVISEALVKHALEKNILLIPGCFTPSDINIAYQNGLKLVKIFPADALGKNYIKSIQPVFPGMNFMPTGGINAEFEDIMDWFNGGAIAAGLGSSLIGKDNNEEELTLKTKKLLQQLNQ
- a CDS encoding sugar kinase, with the protein product MQNSAKIICFGELLLHFAPDSEGNWLNGQSLKIYIGGAEYNVATALSQWKNSVKLLTALPENFVGNHLELQLKNKGIEILAEKNQGRIGTFYLSSDGDMQNASVVYDRFPSVFTQSDFEAFSDDEIFSGVKWLHISTITPALSDNAFRKCLHIMKEAATRNITVSLDLNYRALLWQNKNPHIIRELMPFVNVLMGNIWSAEQFLNIPVEYELNGNFDDENLLKQAEKTALEIRKQFPNVKKIANTFRFTHGEEVNYFVTLCTDDHLLVSEQYNSGKIDERVGSGDAFMAALIHGILKGNPEKQILEDAAKVAFKKLFVKGDTIDDSINIEKL